A DNA window from Betta splendens chromosome 6, fBetSpl5.4, whole genome shotgun sequence contains the following coding sequences:
- the rassf7a gene encoding ras association domain-containing protein 8, producing MELKVWVDGVVRVVCGLSEETSCQDVVIALAQAIGQTGRYVLIQRLRDTERQLLATEKPLESLAKLGQHGGEVQFFLRRTGPSSSDGPGSKPDRSTPPPLPKHPEPGPLKCKPKKALTFNLGPSTSPRTKVKQFNRSPLDSSDLRVSPSSSPSPVSPHASPFSPSPSMGPSKEEVFRKVLQQQEKLSSMEAQLETLEKESRTWERSYPSPCPSPVSDARLQEEMGALEQAIWRNQAELAHEQHWESELQAEAESERAMRRKLGELHAKLDECGRRLHEFSVRSAQLEQEIQRESQAEVKAGKPEEPLEAVKAQLQSQERQGTELEQQLSETVAALGKAESLLKDQQDMMEELNKELRQCNLQQFIQQTGVLPAHTHSRTELQEQLEQLDLTHLLQDGYKNGSRSVTPVESPPRPTAKQFLGHPRNLQNPLVSSLNPEVLTSRESS from the exons ATGGAGCTCAAAGTGTGGGTGGACGGGGTGGTGCGGGTGGTGTGCGGCCTGTCTGAGGAGACGTCCTGCCAGGATGTGGTCATAGCTCTGGCGCAGGCCATCG GTCAGACAGGCCGTTATGTTCTGATCCAGCGTCTTAGGGACAcagagaggcagctgctggCCACAGAGAAGCCTCTGGAGTCTCTGGCTAAGTTAGGCCAACATGGAGGTGAAGTTCAGTTCTTCCTCCGCCGCACTGGCCCGAGCAGCAGCGACGGACCTGGCTCAAAACCGGACAGATCGACCCCCCCACCTTTGCCAAAGCATCCTGAGCCCGGGCCTTTAAAATGCAAGCCTAAGAAGGCGCTCACCTTTAACCTGGGACCATCCACCTCCCCTAGAACCAAAGTTAAACAGTTTAATAGGTCTCCTCTGGACTCCTCAGACCTGAgagtctccccctcctcctcccctagCCCTGTTTCACCTCATGCGTcacccttctctccctccccatCCATGGGCCCATCCAAAGAAGAGGTCTTTCGGAAGGTCCTTCAACAACAGGAGAAGCTAAGCTCCATGGAGGCCCAGTTGGAAACCCTTGAGAAGGAGTCGAGGACCTGGGAGCGCTCCTACCCATCTCCCTGTCCCTCGCCAGTCTCCGATGCCCGTTTGCAGGAAGAGATGGGCGCCCTGGAGCAGGCAATTTGGAGGAACCAGGCGGAGCTCGCCCACGAGCAGCACTGGGAGAGCGAGCTTCAAGCCGAGGCGGAGAGCGAGCGCGccatgaggaggaagctgggggAGCTGCACGCGAAGCTGGACGAGTGCGGGCGGCGGCTCCACGAGTTCTCGGTGCGCTCCgcccagctggagcaggagatccAGCGGGAGAGCCAGGCGGAGGTGAAGGCCGGCAAGCCCGAGGAGCCCCTCGAGGCGGTGAAGGCGCAGCTCCAGAGCCAGGAGAGACAGGGGAccgagctggagcagcagctgtcagagACGGTGGCGGCTCTGGGGAAGGCAGAGTCTCTGCTGAAG gaccaACAGgacatgatggaggagctgaataAGGAGCTGAGGCAGTGCAACCTGCAGCAGTTCATCCAGCAGACGGGGGTCCTGCCGGCACACACCCACTCACGCACCGAGCTTCAGGAGCAACTGGAGCAGTTAGATCTAACACACCTGCTGCAAGATGGATACAAGAACGGAA GTCGCAGCGTGACTCCAGTGGAATCGCCCCCTCGGCCGACTGCCAAACAGTTCCTGGGGCATCCGCGCAACCTGCAAAACCCTCTAGTGTCCAGTCTCAACCCcgagg TCCTGACATCCCGAGAATCATCATGA